The sequence TAGTTAGACAGTCGAACAGTCAGACAATCATAAGATAATCTACTCAGACAGTCATCTAGCCTACTCAGACGATCAGACAGTCATGAGACAGTCTACTCAGACAGTTAGACAGTCAGACAGTCATCAGATAATCTACTCAGACAGTCATCTAGCCTACTCAGACGATCAGACAGTCATGAGACAGTCTACTCAGACAGTCAGACAGTCAGACAGTCATCAGATAATCTACTCAGACAGTCGAACAGTCAGACCGTCGTCAGATAATCTACTCAGACAGTCATCTAGTCTACCCAGACAATCAGACAGTCATGAGACAGTCTACTCAGACAGTCAAACAGTCAGATAGTCATAAAATAATCTACTCAGACAGTCATCTAGTCTACTCAGGCAATCAGACAGTCATGAGACAGTCTACTCACATAGTCATCAGACAGTCATCATGTCTGATTGTCTGACTGTCGTCCACGATCCTGAACAATTTCCAGTGGCACGTAATTAGCTGGATCCATTGACTGGGCTACTGTAAAACCAGGTTAATCTGTTCAGACAATCAGACAGTCTACGATCCTGAACAATTTCCAGTGGCACGTAAGTAGCTGGATCCATCGACTGGCCTACTGTAGAACCAGCTTTGGCGACTCGACTGATAGGACGAAGTCTAGGAAGTCTTGAAGTCTTCTTCAACGTGGTGTGGGAACCCAGTGTATAGTCTTCGAGGCAAATGGAACGCACTAGTTTTGGCAACGTATTATTCAGGTTGTTCAGTGGTTGTAGTCGGGCTGGGAAGGCTGGAAGTGTCCATGGACTCCCGAATGATCTTGATCGTATCCATGACCCTGGTCGGTCACCGTGTAAGAGCTGTAGCTTCCGGATTCGTGTCCCACATGGTCAGATCCCGAATCGTAGCCACCGGAAACACCGCCCTCGGACTCGCTGTGAGCCTGATAAGGTATGGGGTGCGGTACCGGGTAGAAGACCGGCTTGCTAATGGCCACCGGCTGAGGAACAGGAACCGGCTGTGGAATCGGAACCGCCTTCGGCACCACCACCGGCACTTGCTGGTGGATCTCGATCGGGACTGGCCTCGACACCTCGATCGGCACCGTTTCCTGGACTTTCACTAGCTTCGGGTACGGAATCGCGATCGGATGGTTCACCGGCACCGGGACGGGTATGTGATGGGGCACCTAGAGAGAAAGGGATATTCTAGATCAGCGGGGAACGAGATCCACAAGTGTCTCGCGATCGATCTCGTCGAAGAGAAACCGTCGCTTCTGTCACGCAGCTGGGGACAGGGCGGAGCTGCTCGTTATTGGGTCGAGTTGCAAGCTGACTAGGATTTCATGCGTTTAAATAATCCATCAAATTTAAGTCGTATTTAAAATGCATCAAAAAATATGAATTTGAGtatgtcaatatattattttcagctgtACCAAGATTATCTTTTAAAGAATAGAAAGGTTCTACAGTTCCCGAGGtaatttgaagcgacatttacCTTTGCGAAAATGGCCGCCGCAACTTtgcttaggagttattaacgaataattatttcatattctgcagtttcagctttcattttaaaaaaatttcgtcgctctatctcatttctatcgaaagttctttgattttgacacagatttcgtcggtttggcccatagtgcggcgcacagtggtccgaaaTCCCGAAAACACGGCCATAACCTCAAAAATGCACTTCCTCCTAGGAGTTTGTAATTCTAGGCTTGGGTAAAGTGATGTTATGACCACTGAATGTGCCACCAAGGAAAAAGGTAAAAAGTTTATGGTACGGTTCTGCAGTCAGTTCAAAGTTCAAAGTTAGCCTACGTTTGATGAGCATTTGTCGCGCGCATTAGTAGGGAATTGAACGCCCGCTTCTAAAGTGCATAACTTTCAAAATAGTGCACCAATTTCAATTCTGCAAAATGGATGCTTTTCCTGGAACTAAGTAGAATGTTTACCTGTTTTTGTATCACAAAAATTGTCAGTCATTACGTTACACGATGGCAATGTTCTTTGGAGAACGTAGAAGGTAAAACTTGATGCGCGTATCGTAGAAACGTAGACATAAGTTAAAAGTCCCACGAAAATTCCTTTTCTGACGTGTTGCTAATACATTTATCtttcaaaatttataaaaaccaACCCCCAATAGTCTCCAAAAGATCATTTTCCAAGCAGACctaacattttttaatgtatatgtccgccatattggatccgccattttgttttttggaaTTTAAACTTCGTATTTGTAATCAGCGACCCCGGAAACCCCCGAGTACGAATTTTTGGGTGCATTCAAGTACGTTTAGAGGTTTCGGCCGGTTTTTCGCGATTTGGGACCATTgtgcggcgcgccaactgtctattggccgactgtgccgactcgcgtctaggtcgcgctctgattggtccgtgtttttcgttaataactcctaaacaaagccgcggcggTCATTTTTGctgaggaaaatgtcgcttcaaatgacctcagggacctcccatttccgggaagcGAAGGAGTTTTCGGACACCCAGTATATGGTTGCTGTTTCTCACTATTtatgagaacaatttttattttgcgtaaagatgaGTGTTCCTTATCAATAGACAGcggtatctttatgcaaaatcaaaaacgTCCGCGTCGATTGTTGGACACAGAATCCGAATAAAAATTCTTCTTCCGAttgtcctattaagctgaaactaaaatACATCgacgtccttaaatatttttaacacgtcttatttcgtaaatgcataaaatccgcagtttaataattaatattcctTAATGAATTTGAACAACTACTATACTATAATTCAAAAGTCTTTGTGTCTCATAAATTGTGAAACGTTCTCAGGTGTAAGTAAACAAACAGAACGGAGGGAGGTCACATTCTAGTTTTTTGAGACTCGATGAAACACTAAAACAATATGGTTCCGGTAACAGTGACGTGTAGAATACAATgcaatgaaatataaatatgaCCTTGAGATTCAAGGTCAAGGAGAATTTTGAGAGGACTTTTTCTTAATGATGTAGAAGATGTAGAATACGCCTATGGCAACCAAGACCAAAAATTTCTTTACATCCTGTACAAAAGCCAGATTAACAAGCCTCCGAATTCAATCAGTTAATAAAATTGCTGGTAATTATGCTATCGCGTGTCCGGCAGGATGTTGCAAAAATTATACCGCCGAGGCGGTTCAACTCTGTGCCCCCTGTCAAAACGATACCCTCCGGCTTGACGAGG comes from Lasioglossum baleicum chromosome 19, iyLasBale1, whole genome shotgun sequence and encodes:
- the LOC143218311 gene encoding uncharacterized protein LOC143218311; translation: MLRVFLFALAVAAARASYFSSLEGHGLHSEPKLISQSVHLKEIPTKIIKVTKTAVVKVPVPYPVKVPHHIPVPVPVNHPIAIPYPKLVKVQETVPIEVSRPVPIEIHQQVPVVVPKAVPIPQPVPVPQPVAISKPVFYPVPHPIPYQAHSESEGGVSGGYDSGSDHVGHESGSYSSYTVTDQGHGYDQDHSGVHGHFQPSQPDYNH